Proteins found in one Gigantopelta aegis isolate Gae_Host chromosome 12, Gae_host_genome, whole genome shotgun sequence genomic segment:
- the LOC121386826 gene encoding uncharacterized protein LOC121386826: MCETPHDDPPSPTVTRPRQNWPVSPVQPVATPQARSAAVGKRKATSPTNQPAKTERPAPVVAPSPPEESEGTVAVSGLKKHLHQYMQGDTTDPTKLRGSYLNADWRPLEDGSEYELHSKMFGTHHTVVVTHRREQTYRQAILSNKLDNRNLHKLQHPLTVWSPQLKGRRPN; the protein is encoded by the exons ATGTGTGAGACACCCCACGACGACCCTCCATCGCCGACCGTCACGCGGCCCAGgcagaactggccggtatcgcCGGTACAGCCAGTCGCCACGCCACAGGCCCGATCAGCCGCCGTTGGCAagaggaaggcaacatcaccaaccaaccagccagccaagaccgAGAGACCAGCGCCGGTAGTCGCCCCCTCCCCACCTGAAGAGTCCGAGGGGACCGTCGCAGTGAGCGGACTGAAGAAACACCTTcatcagtacatgcagggggacacgacaGACCCGACCAAGCTCCGTGGCAGTTACCTCAACGCGGACTGGAGACCCCTGGAGGACGGCAGCGAGTACGAACTTCACAGCAAGATGTTCGGTACTCACCACACCGTAGTCGTGACGCACCGAAGGGAGCAGACCTATAGACAGGCCATACTTTCGAACAAGTTGGACAACCGGAATCTACATAAG CTGCAACATCCATTGACTGTATGGAGTCCGCAACTGAAGGGCAGAAGACCGAATTAA